The following proteins are encoded in a genomic region of Natrarchaeobius halalkaliphilus:
- a CDS encoding threonine synthase — METTDAFVGLECLDCGASHEVEEKRRCPDCGGPLDPSYDYDSISLERATIESRPFDSLWRYEEVLPFSRETAVTMDEGATALVECPSLADELGVERVMIKDEGRNPTGSVDDRGASVAVTAAVRRGASDVALASPGNGGQAVSAYAGRAGLESHVYLPSRSGFTNKAMVNVHGGDMNVVGGRFDDAVGAFEEGLSEHDDWHSLQAVSTPYRHEGAKTLLYEIAEALEWNVPDVLCCPTGQGTTLLGAYKGAMELQALGLVDELPSLYAAQAAGCAPIVDAVEAGRDEHDPVETPDTICGGIEIPDPIAGRRMLEAIRETDGGAVASDDQDVLEAGVQVATHEGVAMVPSAAVAASAVWNLAEGGEFDGDETVVIVNGATGNKEADVLRSYLMSQGI; from the coding sequence ATGGAGACGACTGACGCCTTCGTCGGTCTCGAGTGTTTGGACTGCGGGGCCAGCCACGAGGTCGAAGAGAAACGACGGTGTCCGGACTGTGGCGGACCGCTCGACCCGAGTTACGACTACGATTCGATCTCACTCGAGCGGGCGACGATCGAGTCGCGACCGTTCGATTCGCTGTGGCGATACGAGGAGGTGTTACCGTTCTCTCGCGAGACGGCGGTGACGATGGACGAAGGTGCCACGGCACTGGTCGAGTGTCCGTCCCTGGCCGACGAACTCGGCGTCGAGCGAGTGATGATCAAAGACGAGGGCAGAAATCCGACCGGGTCGGTCGACGACCGTGGCGCGTCGGTCGCCGTCACGGCCGCGGTCCGGCGCGGGGCGAGCGACGTCGCGCTCGCTTCTCCCGGCAACGGCGGACAGGCCGTGTCGGCGTACGCGGGTCGAGCGGGCCTCGAGTCCCACGTCTATCTCCCCTCGCGGTCCGGGTTTACGAACAAGGCGATGGTGAACGTCCACGGCGGCGACATGAACGTCGTCGGCGGTCGGTTCGACGACGCCGTCGGCGCGTTCGAAGAGGGGCTGTCCGAACACGACGACTGGCACTCGCTTCAGGCCGTTTCAACTCCGTACCGTCACGAGGGCGCGAAGACGCTGCTGTACGAGATCGCCGAAGCGCTCGAGTGGAACGTTCCTGACGTACTCTGTTGTCCGACCGGCCAGGGAACCACACTGCTCGGTGCGTACAAGGGGGCGATGGAACTGCAGGCGCTCGGGCTGGTCGACGAACTCCCGTCGCTGTACGCCGCCCAGGCGGCGGGCTGTGCGCCCATCGTCGACGCCGTCGAGGCTGGTCGCGACGAGCACGACCCCGTGGAGACACCCGACACGATCTGTGGCGGAATCGAGATCCCCGATCCAATCGCCGGCCGACGAATGCTCGAGGCGATCCGGGAGACCGACGGCGGCGCGGTCGCCTCGGACGATCAGGACGTTCTCGAGGCTGGCGTACAGGTTGCGACACACGAGGGGGTCGCGATGGTTCCGAGTGCGGCCGTCGCCGCGAGCGCCGTCTGGAACCTGGCCGAAGGCGGCGAGTTCGACGGCGACGAAACGGTCGTGATCGTCAACGGCGCGACCGGGAATAAAGAGGCGGACGTGCTTCGAAGTTACCTGATGAGCCAGGGAATCTGA
- a CDS encoding 50S ribosomal protein L37e produces MTGAGTPSQGKKNKTTHTKCRRCGEKSYHTKKKVCSSCGFGKSAKRREYAWQSKAGDN; encoded by the coding sequence ATGACTGGTGCAGGAACCCCGAGCCAAGGAAAGAAGAACAAGACGACGCACACCAAGTGTCGCCGCTGCGGCGAGAAGTCCTACCACACGAAAAAGAAAGTCTGCTCGTCGTGTGGCTTCGGCAAGTCCGCCAAACGCCGCGAGTACGCGTGGCAGTCGAAAGCCGGCGACAACTGA
- a CDS encoding LSM domain-containing protein → MSGRPLDVLEASLGDRVTVRLKSDEEYVGDLAGYDQHMNLVLEEATISADGGGDGDAPVEDTTIIRGDNVVSITP, encoded by the coding sequence ATGAGTGGACGACCGCTAGACGTCCTCGAGGCGTCGCTGGGTGACCGTGTCACGGTACGACTCAAAAGCGACGAAGAGTACGTCGGTGATCTCGCAGGCTACGATCAGCACATGAATCTCGTCCTCGAAGAAGCGACGATTTCGGCCGACGGAGGTGGAGACGGCGACGCGCCGGTCGAAGACACAACGATTATACGCGGCGATAACGTCGTTTCGATCACTCCATGA
- a CDS encoding zinc-dependent metalloprotease, which produces MNLYRSARAVAGASGTDAIDWRSAAEAAKAATDAGSIALEPGEREAYARDVRDAREAVREVSGVEFDVPDTVEIQNRHHWIDANVATFERVMGSLDPQTDPFPGIARTINTGTMTVLLAFLGRNVLGQYDPLLLAETPDDDHALYFVRPNILEAADVLEVDPDRFRRWIAFHEVTHAAEFGAAPWLSTHLETRMEDGISALSEGSFDRDTFRELDAAMTVVEGYAELLMDHAFDDEYADLRRKLDARRQGRGPLQKLFRRLLGLGLKQRQYERGKNFFETVVAAQDLETASLVWAHPDNLPTNEELDRPGLWIRRVTR; this is translated from the coding sequence GTGAACCTCTATCGTAGCGCGCGGGCCGTCGCCGGGGCCTCCGGTACCGACGCCATCGACTGGCGATCCGCCGCCGAGGCTGCAAAGGCGGCGACCGATGCCGGATCGATCGCACTCGAACCCGGCGAGCGCGAGGCCTACGCTCGCGACGTTCGGGACGCTCGCGAGGCCGTCCGAGAGGTCTCCGGCGTCGAGTTCGACGTTCCCGACACCGTCGAGATTCAGAACCGACACCACTGGATCGACGCCAACGTCGCGACGTTCGAGCGCGTGATGGGATCACTCGATCCCCAGACGGACCCCTTCCCGGGGATCGCTCGAACGATCAACACGGGAACGATGACCGTGTTGCTCGCGTTCCTCGGACGGAACGTCCTCGGCCAGTACGATCCGCTGTTGCTCGCTGAAACCCCCGACGACGATCACGCGCTCTACTTCGTCCGACCGAACATTCTCGAGGCGGCCGATGTGCTCGAGGTCGATCCCGACCGGTTCCGTCGGTGGATCGCCTTCCACGAGGTGACCCACGCCGCGGAGTTCGGTGCAGCACCCTGGCTCTCGACGCACCTCGAAACCCGGATGGAAGACGGAATCTCGGCCCTTTCGGAGGGATCGTTCGACCGGGATACGTTCCGCGAACTCGACGCCGCGATGACCGTCGTCGAGGGCTACGCCGAGTTGTTGATGGACCACGCCTTCGACGACGAGTACGCGGATCTGCGGCGAAAGCTCGACGCTCGACGACAGGGACGGGGGCCCCTTCAAAAGCTGTTCCGTCGACTTCTCGGGCTGGGCCTCAAACAGCGTCAGTACGAACGCGGGAAGAACTTCTTCGAGACCGTCGTCGCCGCCCAGGATCTCGAGACGGCGAGTCTGGTCTGGGCACACCCGGACAACCTCCCGACCAACGAGGAACTCGACCGGCCCGGACTCTGGATCCGCCGCGTCACACGCTGA
- a CDS encoding nuclear transport factor 2 family protein: MSTSAVDIVSDYYDALRRGDPLEPYFLEGDSTVKFGISEALFGYESVADALREQTATTTDWRLESHRLVVRDGGEFATFADDVTMAWRDTESGDDREFETRWSGALVRTDGDRHTENDVDRDVPDWSFVTMHVSTGSDEL, from the coding sequence ATGAGCACGAGCGCTGTGGACATCGTCTCCGACTATTACGACGCCCTCCGTCGCGGCGATCCGCTCGAGCCGTACTTCCTCGAGGGCGACTCGACGGTGAAGTTCGGAATCAGCGAGGCGCTGTTCGGCTACGAGTCGGTCGCGGACGCCCTTCGCGAACAGACCGCGACGACGACGGACTGGCGGCTCGAGAGCCATCGTCTCGTGGTCCGCGACGGAGGCGAGTTCGCCACGTTCGCCGACGACGTCACGATGGCCTGGAGGGACACGGAGAGCGGCGACGACCGCGAGTTCGAGACGCGCTGGAGCGGAGCGCTGGTTCGAACCGACGGAGATCGGCACACGGAAAACGACGTCGACCGGGACGTCCCCGACTGGTCGTTCGTCACGATGCACGTAAGCACCGGGTCCGACGAGCTATGA
- a CDS encoding SPW repeat domain-containing protein: MTDPNSDDHPTEPERDVGTETGEETADSAGTVDSGTGYGDRSSDGRDPRAESTRVANEERRRNTAIVSAVVAAIGAWVALSVLVFDAGESSLWNNVLVGGVVFVAAGYNTYRIRSDVPTSIGITTLVAVLGIWLIVSSALFGMLESLFWSTLVSGLLIAGLSGYNTYEAREAQAIASGTKSGR; this comes from the coding sequence ATGACCGACCCGAACAGCGACGACCACCCGACGGAGCCCGAACGCGACGTGGGAACCGAAACCGGCGAGGAGACGGCGGATTCGGCGGGAACCGTCGATTCCGGGACCGGTTACGGTGATCGATCCTCCGACGGTCGCGATCCGCGGGCGGAGTCTACTCGAGTCGCAAACGAAGAGCGGAGACGAAACACGGCGATCGTCAGCGCGGTCGTCGCCGCGATCGGTGCGTGGGTCGCTCTCTCCGTTCTGGTGTTCGACGCCGGTGAGTCGTCGCTCTGGAACAACGTCCTCGTCGGCGGGGTCGTCTTCGTCGCAGCCGGCTACAATACCTATCGAATACGGAGCGACGTCCCGACCAGCATCGGAATTACGACGCTGGTCGCCGTTCTCGGCATCTGGTTGATCGTCTCGTCCGCGCTGTTCGGCATGCTCGAGAGTCTGTTCTGGAGTACGCTCGTCTCCGGATTGCTCATCGCGGGTCTCTCGGGGTACAACACCTACGAAGCGCGGGAAGCGCAGGCGATCGCGAGCGGAACCAAATCCGGGCGATAA
- a CDS encoding AAA domain-containing protein, with the protein MYVRGTVAGEVERRSVSTKYGESDLAEVPLRLDSDHDAADREASESADGGAAVLEENHEPTTVTLWNKWTESAELLEPGMEVLVTDAKTEECQGKTKFATTGESYVVVEPSFLVNVTAIRNWVDCPRLYYLNKLSGVPLNYPVVKGTIVHEVFGDLLRGRALEEAIDARVDERGLELGLLGESADAVSEEVRENAAAIEGWLEQGRLTEEDSWRSEQLLISETFGIRGRADAVRRGAPVELKTGKNLKKEPRFKDKVQAACYALMLEEHGGDVDVGTLLYTKNSALDRNEETGDLTPAKEFSMGDGLLKFVVRLRNEIAATEVQGTVPTGYEGNAKCEYCFEQDTCMVVSGRLDQESKAGQIGRPLPADEREYFEEVSRAIEAERRAVHHEYAKLWEQRPQERADDDRALIDLEFGEKRPLEGGRWELRAEQPAGTTSKLREGDLVLASDGHPVRGNAELARIERLDDEVVLTADEPVEVTRLDVYPSELTTDRLLAALHDFLLKGDDRRKDVLFGRADPTFDEPEETFIDNNPAQNEAVRMAVGAEDFALVHGPPGTGKTYTIARAIRAMVERGERVLLSAFTNRAVDNALEALLEQLDGVVDDDRVVRVGSESGVRTDMQPYRLERAGDPAERVAELEDAQVVAATTATCGSRVMKAQSFDSALVDEAAQLTEPGTFAAITLADRFVLVGDHEQLPPVVRSGDESHRPELTDGDDEPLGHDLTESLFERLVALHPDSGVMLDQQYRMNQRIQAFASREFYDGQLRPATPAVAGRTLDDLEGASREALPESLRDPVAFVDVEGDDDRYTDSAEAARIAELVETYEAAGLERSSIGVIAPFRAQVSEISNHVPGDVTVDTVDRFQGSSQEVIIVSFTATGSLEGPIFEDYRRINVALTRPKRALVLVGDARALETDPVYGRMLEWASQVSVRGGRD; encoded by the coding sequence GTGTACGTACGCGGAACCGTGGCGGGGGAAGTCGAGAGACGGTCAGTGTCGACGAAGTACGGCGAGAGCGATCTCGCGGAAGTGCCGCTTCGACTCGACAGCGACCACGATGCAGCCGATCGAGAAGCGTCGGAGTCCGCGGACGGTGGGGCCGCAGTACTCGAGGAGAACCACGAACCCACGACCGTCACCCTCTGGAACAAGTGGACGGAGTCAGCCGAGTTGCTCGAGCCGGGAATGGAGGTGCTCGTCACGGACGCCAAAACGGAGGAGTGTCAGGGGAAAACGAAGTTCGCGACGACCGGCGAGTCCTACGTCGTCGTCGAGCCGAGCTTTCTGGTGAACGTGACCGCGATCCGAAACTGGGTGGATTGTCCCCGGCTGTACTACCTCAACAAGCTTTCGGGCGTTCCGCTGAACTATCCCGTCGTTAAAGGAACGATCGTTCACGAGGTCTTCGGAGACCTCCTTCGGGGCCGAGCGCTCGAGGAGGCCATCGACGCCCGCGTGGACGAGCGAGGGCTCGAGCTGGGGTTGCTCGGCGAGAGCGCGGACGCCGTCTCCGAGGAGGTTCGAGAGAACGCCGCCGCCATCGAGGGCTGGCTCGAGCAGGGTCGGCTCACGGAAGAAGACAGCTGGCGCTCGGAACAACTGCTCATCAGCGAGACGTTCGGCATTCGCGGGCGGGCCGACGCCGTCCGCCGTGGCGCGCCGGTCGAACTCAAGACGGGCAAGAACCTGAAGAAAGAGCCGCGGTTCAAGGACAAGGTCCAGGCCGCCTGCTATGCCCTCATGCTCGAAGAACACGGCGGCGACGTCGACGTCGGAACCTTGCTCTACACGAAGAACTCGGCGCTCGATCGCAACGAAGAGACCGGCGACCTGACGCCGGCAAAGGAGTTCTCGATGGGGGACGGCCTCCTGAAGTTCGTCGTTCGACTGCGAAACGAAATCGCGGCGACGGAGGTCCAGGGGACCGTTCCCACCGGCTACGAGGGGAACGCAAAGTGTGAGTACTGCTTCGAACAGGACACCTGTATGGTCGTCTCCGGCCGACTCGATCAGGAGTCGAAAGCAGGCCAGATCGGACGGCCGTTGCCAGCGGACGAACGCGAGTACTTCGAGGAGGTCTCCCGGGCGATCGAGGCCGAACGGCGGGCGGTCCACCACGAATACGCCAAGCTCTGGGAGCAACGCCCACAGGAACGAGCCGACGACGACCGGGCGTTGATCGACCTCGAGTTCGGCGAGAAGCGCCCGCTCGAGGGCGGACGCTGGGAACTGCGAGCGGAGCAGCCCGCGGGGACGACCTCGAAGCTCCGGGAGGGGGATCTCGTGCTCGCAAGCGACGGACATCCCGTCCGCGGAAACGCCGAACTCGCTCGAATCGAGCGACTCGACGACGAAGTCGTGCTGACGGCGGACGAGCCCGTCGAGGTGACCCGGCTGGACGTCTATCCCTCCGAGCTGACGACCGACCGGCTGCTCGCGGCGCTTCACGACTTCCTCCTGAAGGGCGACGACCGTCGAAAGGACGTTCTGTTCGGACGAGCCGATCCGACGTTCGACGAACCCGAGGAGACGTTCATCGACAACAACCCCGCACAGAACGAGGCCGTCCGGATGGCGGTCGGTGCGGAGGACTTCGCGCTGGTCCACGGACCGCCGGGAACCGGAAAGACCTACACGATCGCTCGCGCGATTCGCGCGATGGTCGAACGGGGCGAGCGAGTCCTGCTCTCTGCGTTTACGAACCGGGCCGTCGACAACGCACTCGAAGCGCTGCTCGAGCAGCTAGACGGAGTCGTCGACGACGATCGAGTGGTTCGCGTCGGCTCGGAAAGCGGCGTCCGAACGGATATGCAACCGTATCGTCTCGAGCGGGCGGGCGATCCGGCCGAGCGGGTGGCCGAACTCGAGGACGCACAGGTGGTCGCGGCGACGACGGCGACGTGCGGATCGCGAGTCATGAAAGCCCAGTCGTTCGACAGCGCGCTGGTCGACGAGGCCGCACAGCTCACGGAGCCGGGAACCTTCGCGGCGATAACCCTGGCGGATCGGTTCGTACTCGTTGGCGACCACGAACAGTTGCCCCCGGTCGTTCGATCCGGCGACGAAAGCCACCGTCCTGAACTGACCGACGGAGACGACGAACCGCTGGGACACGACCTCACCGAGTCGCTGTTCGAACGGCTGGTCGCCCTCCACCCCGACTCGGGCGTCATGCTCGACCAGCAATACCGGATGAACCAGCGCATTCAGGCGTTCGCCTCTCGGGAGTTCTACGACGGCCAGTTACGGCCCGCGACGCCGGCCGTTGCCGGACGCACGCTCGACGATCTCGAGGGGGCCTCCCGCGAAGCGCTTCCCGAATCGCTTCGGGACCCGGTCGCGTTCGTCGACGTCGAGGGCGACGACGATCGATACACCGACAGCGCCGAGGCGGCGCGGATCGCAGAACTCGTCGAAACCTACGAAGCGGCCGGTCTCGAGCGTTCGTCGATCGGCGTCATCGCACCGTTCCGGGCACAGGTCTCCGAAATTTCGAATCACGTCCCCGGCGACGTGACCGTCGATACCGTCGACCGCTTCCAGGGCTCGAGCCAGGAGGTCATCATCGTCTCCTTTACCGCGACGGGATCGCTCGAGGGGCCGATATTCGAGGACTACCGTCGGATCAACGTCGCACTCACGCGTCCGAAACGCGCACTCGTCCTCGTCGGAGACGCACGGGCGCTCGAGACCGACCCGGTCTACGGGCGGATGCTCGAGTGGGCGAGTCAGGTGAGTGTTCGAGGCGGCCGGGACTGA
- a CDS encoding phosphatase PAP2 family protein: MRLEAESATVREWVSAEYADIVLAVIFWLAGSNRRQSALVISYALGGMAFLLTVKTVLAVPRPPESALLVPLEVSGYGFPSGHAFAAVVVYGGLCTAFDRVRHPPSLVAVAAIVALVSLSRVILGVHYLGDVIAGALLGVVVLFAMDRLTAGDPRTGFVIATVLAVPAAFVTGGSESALIGLGSSLGGLVAVRWLSALPALRSALEGVVLVAVGLCGLFVIRTVAAAAPTDSLFVVMYALLVCWVVLVPAGVGRLPIAALETSSPAS; this comes from the coding sequence ATGCGACTCGAAGCCGAGAGTGCGACCGTCAGGGAGTGGGTCAGCGCCGAGTACGCCGACATCGTCCTCGCCGTGATCTTCTGGCTCGCCGGTTCCAATCGTCGGCAGAGCGCGCTCGTGATCAGCTACGCGCTCGGCGGAATGGCGTTTCTCCTGACGGTCAAAACCGTACTGGCTGTTCCGCGACCACCGGAATCGGCGCTGCTCGTCCCGCTCGAGGTGAGCGGCTACGGCTTTCCGAGCGGGCACGCGTTCGCCGCAGTCGTGGTCTACGGTGGTCTCTGCACTGCGTTCGATCGCGTTCGCCATCCCCCGAGTCTCGTCGCTGTCGCTGCGATCGTCGCACTCGTTTCGCTCTCGCGAGTGATACTCGGCGTCCACTACCTTGGTGACGTGATCGCGGGCGCGTTGCTCGGCGTCGTCGTCCTCTTCGCGATGGATCGGCTCACCGCCGGCGATCCGCGTACTGGGTTCGTGATCGCGACTGTGCTCGCCGTTCCCGCCGCGTTCGTCACCGGCGGATCCGAGTCTGCGCTGATCGGCCTCGGAAGCAGCCTCGGCGGACTGGTCGCCGTCCGATGGCTCTCCGCGCTTCCCGCGCTCCGGTCTGCTCTCGAAGGAGTCGTTCTCGTCGCCGTGGGCCTCTGTGGACTTTTCGTGATTCGGACTGTCGCAGCCGCGGCCCCGACTGACTCGCTTTTCGTCGTGATGTACGCACTGCTCGTTTGCTGGGTCGTTCTCGTTCCCGCCGGGGTAGGCCGCCTACCGATCGCGGCGCTCGAGACCTCGAGTCCGGCGTCGTAA
- a CDS encoding AIR synthase family protein, translating to MPGKVPPDELLAHVFDRTDSGADETILQGPAEGEDAAVIDWPGGDLVVSSDPISLAASQVGTLGVYVACNDVAASGADPRWLTVVVLLPGSERETDGLRHSSDGDVATGETLLETIMTDLEAAAADVGATIVGGHSEYVDQIERPLISLTAMGATDSFVRTGGAEPGDAVILTKAPGIEGTAILAADFGDTLDVDDAIRDRAEQFLAEISVVPDARAVREYATAMHDPTEGGVAAGLLEIARASNVRLEIDREAVTVRPETEALCAAAGVDPLCIFGSGALLATVPQAALGGCLDTLTEAGVEATAIGTVGSGEPELRLDSTSITEPIEDDLYPLWEAVDE from the coding sequence ATGCCCGGAAAGGTACCTCCCGACGAGTTGCTCGCTCACGTCTTCGATCGGACGGACAGCGGGGCCGACGAAACGATCCTTCAGGGACCGGCGGAGGGCGAAGACGCCGCCGTGATCGACTGGCCCGGCGGCGACCTCGTCGTCAGCTCCGATCCGATCTCGCTTGCGGCTTCGCAGGTCGGAACGCTCGGCGTCTACGTGGCCTGCAACGACGTCGCCGCCTCGGGTGCCGACCCGCGCTGGCTGACCGTCGTCGTCCTGTTGCCCGGCTCGGAGCGAGAAACCGACGGACTCCGGCACTCGAGCGACGGAGACGTTGCGACCGGTGAGACCCTCCTCGAGACGATAATGACCGACCTCGAGGCGGCGGCTGCCGACGTCGGCGCGACGATCGTCGGCGGTCACTCCGAGTACGTCGACCAGATAGAGCGTCCGCTGATCTCGCTGACGGCGATGGGCGCGACCGACTCGTTCGTTCGGACCGGCGGAGCCGAACCCGGCGACGCGGTGATCCTGACGAAAGCGCCAGGAATCGAGGGCACCGCGATCCTCGCGGCCGACTTCGGGGACACACTCGACGTCGACGACGCGATCCGCGACCGCGCCGAGCAGTTCCTCGCGGAGATCAGCGTCGTTCCCGACGCACGGGCAGTCCGCGAGTACGCGACTGCGATGCACGACCCAACCGAGGGCGGCGTCGCCGCCGGACTGCTCGAGATCGCCCGCGCGTCGAACGTCCGCCTCGAGATCGATCGGGAAGCGGTGACGGTTCGTCCCGAAACCGAGGCTCTGTGTGCGGCTGCTGGCGTCGATCCCCTGTGTATTTTCGGCTCAGGTGCGTTGCTCGCGACGGTCCCGCAGGCGGCCCTCGGTGGCTGTCTCGATACCCTCACCGAGGCCGGAGTCGAGGCGACGGCAATCGGGACGGTCGGATCCGGCGAGCCCGAACTGAGACTCGATTCGACGTCGATCACGGAACCGATCGAAGACGATCTGTATCCGCTGTGGGAGGCGGTCGACGAGTAA
- a CDS encoding TIGR04024 family LLM class F420-dependent oxidoreductase, producing the protein MTDREIHLPVAAQPSVDSLVEYARRAESAGYGCVSLPETWGRDAVTVLATIAERTDSIDLGSSILNTYSRTPALLGQTAATLQEVSNGRFRLGIGPSGPAVVENWHGVAYGNPLKRTRETVEVVRQVLSGEPVEYDGESVSVSGFRLRCEPPEPVPPIEVTGMGPKAVELAGRFADGWHGIMLTPDGVRSRLEDVERGTDLGERDADDVRVTVGVTCCALSDGDRARALARQHAGFYVGGMGTFYRDSLVRQGYAEAETIHDAWQEGDRTRALDALDDDLLDELCAAGDPKTARETLRRFEGIDGVDAVTVSFPRGAEADEIRETMDELAPDRG; encoded by the coding sequence ATGACTGACAGGGAGATTCACCTCCCGGTCGCCGCCCAGCCGTCGGTCGACTCGCTCGTCGAGTACGCCCGGCGAGCCGAATCCGCCGGCTACGGCTGCGTCTCGCTCCCCGAGACGTGGGGCAGAGACGCGGTAACCGTGCTGGCGACGATCGCCGAGCGAACCGACAGCATCGACCTCGGCTCGAGCATCCTCAACACCTACTCGCGAACGCCTGCGCTGTTGGGACAGACCGCCGCGACGCTTCAGGAGGTCTCGAACGGTCGGTTCCGACTCGGAATCGGTCCAAGCGGCCCCGCGGTCGTCGAGAACTGGCACGGCGTGGCGTACGGAAACCCGCTCAAACGAACCCGGGAGACCGTCGAGGTCGTTCGACAGGTTCTCTCGGGCGAACCGGTCGAGTACGACGGCGAGTCCGTCTCGGTTTCTGGCTTTCGACTCCGGTGTGAGCCGCCGGAGCCGGTGCCGCCGATCGAGGTGACCGGGATGGGGCCGAAGGCGGTCGAACTCGCCGGTCGGTTTGCCGACGGCTGGCACGGAATCATGCTCACCCCTGATGGGGTGCGAAGCCGACTCGAGGACGTCGAACGCGGGACGGACCTCGGTGAGCGCGACGCCGACGACGTCCGCGTCACCGTCGGCGTGACCTGCTGTGCGCTATCGGACGGCGACCGGGCTCGAGCGCTCGCCCGTCAGCACGCGGGCTTTTACGTCGGCGGGATGGGGACGTTCTACCGCGACTCGCTCGTCCGCCAGGGGTACGCCGAGGCCGAAACGATCCACGACGCCTGGCAAGAAGGGGACCGGACGCGCGCGCTGGACGCCCTGGACGACGATCTCCTCGACGAACTCTGTGCTGCCGGCGACCCGAAAACCGCACGCGAAACGCTCCGCCGTTTCGAGGGGATCGACGGCGTCGATGCGGTCACGGTCAGCTTTCCCCGTGGTGCGGAGGCGGACGAGATCCGAGAGACGATGGACGAACTGGCACCCGACCGGGGCTAA
- a CDS encoding TetR/AcrR family transcriptional regulator yields MGRDSEDEGVDTQEAIMRATYRALCKHGYANLTMQAIADEFDKTKGVIHYHYDTKETLLVAFLEYLLDAFNENIAVDENEEPETRLLTLIDTLLFGPPERGEFDHWELMVALLEVRSEAPYNEEFRRQFTHNYETIEATLVAIIEDGIDRGKFRDVDPQLAATLFLTALNGARIYQVALRRDDVAQLTRDGLEAIIDDWLRRSDASTDR; encoded by the coding sequence ATGGGGAGAGACAGCGAGGACGAGGGCGTCGATACGCAGGAAGCGATCATGCGAGCGACGTACCGCGCGCTCTGCAAACACGGGTACGCGAATCTCACGATGCAGGCGATCGCCGACGAGTTCGACAAGACGAAAGGCGTCATCCACTACCACTACGATACGAAAGAAACCCTTCTCGTCGCCTTCCTCGAGTACCTGCTCGATGCGTTCAACGAGAACATCGCGGTCGACGAGAACGAGGAGCCGGAAACCCGGTTACTGACGCTGATCGATACCCTGTTGTTCGGCCCACCCGAGCGGGGCGAGTTCGATCACTGGGAGCTGATGGTCGCGCTGCTCGAAGTGCGAAGCGAAGCACCGTACAACGAGGAGTTTCGCCGGCAGTTTACGCACAACTACGAGACGATCGAAGCGACGCTCGTCGCGATCATCGAAGACGGAATCGATCGAGGGAAGTTCCGCGACGTCGATCCACAACTCGCCGCGACGCTGTTTCTCACCGCCCTCAACGGCGCGCGAATCTACCAGGTTGCGCTCCGACGCGACGACGTGGCCCAGCTTACACGCGACGGTCTCGAGGCAATCATCGACGACTGGCTCCGTCGTTCGGACGCGTCGACCGATCGATGA